From the Streptomyces sp. KMM 9044 genome, one window contains:
- a CDS encoding DUF397 domain-containing protein, translating to MPAPPRTLPSSTDLRGARWLRSSYSTGANNCVETARPATGPGAGLLAVRDSKTPDGPALLISLRSWAKFVAAVH from the coding sequence ATGCCCGCACCGCCTCGGACCCTTCCCTCCAGCACCGACCTGCGCGGTGCGCGATGGCTGCGCAGCAGCTACAGCACGGGCGCGAACAACTGTGTCGAGACGGCCCGGCCCGCCACCGGCCCCGGTGCCGGACTGCTCGCCGTGCGCGACTCCAAGACCCCGGACGGACCCGCGCTGCTCATCTCACTCCGGAGCTGGGCGAAGTTCGTGGCCGCGGTTCACTGA
- a CDS encoding helix-turn-helix domain-containing protein, which yields MQHGPAVRRRKLGAELRSLRTSAGFTSGEAARLVGWHQSKVSRIETGTSGVRPADVRLLLDVYGLTDLQLREILLVLAGSDDSSGRHHWWHAYRGVLPPAYRDFISLESQADAMRTLETTVVPGLLQTPEYARAVTAAALEGAPEERLDTLVEVRLARQDVLRADPPLEFSAVLDEAVLRRQVGGPGVMTCQLERLVEAARLPRVRLQVLPFTAGAHIGVTGPFVIFSFSRTSDLDVVVLDHLTSSLYLERKEDLRVYSEAFDALSIHALSPEDSLDFIAGTAAGV from the coding sequence ATGCAGCACGGTCCCGCGGTGCGCCGCCGGAAACTGGGCGCCGAACTGCGCTCACTGCGCACATCGGCGGGGTTCACCAGTGGTGAGGCAGCGCGGCTGGTGGGCTGGCACCAGTCGAAGGTGAGCCGGATCGAGACGGGGACGAGCGGGGTGAGACCGGCCGATGTGCGGTTACTGCTCGATGTCTACGGCCTGACCGACCTTCAGTTACGGGAGATACTACTGGTGTTGGCGGGGTCGGACGACAGCAGTGGACGGCACCACTGGTGGCATGCGTACCGGGGCGTACTGCCGCCCGCCTACCGGGACTTCATCAGTCTGGAGTCCCAGGCCGACGCGATGCGCACGCTGGAGACCACCGTGGTTCCCGGGCTGCTGCAGACGCCCGAGTACGCGCGGGCCGTGACGGCGGCGGCGCTGGAGGGCGCTCCGGAGGAGCGGCTGGACACGCTGGTGGAGGTGCGGCTGGCCCGGCAGGACGTCCTGCGGGCGGACCCGCCGCTGGAGTTCAGCGCGGTCCTGGACGAGGCGGTGCTGCGCCGGCAGGTCGGCGGCCCCGGCGTCATGACCTGCCAGTTGGAACGGCTCGTGGAGGCGGCGCGCCTTCCCCGAGTGCGGCTTCAGGTACTGCCGTTCACTGCCGGGGCGCACATCGGCGTCACCGGCCCTTTCGTAATCTTCTCATTTTCGCGCACTTCTGATCTGGATGTTGTAGTTCTCGACCACTTGACGAGTAGCCTCTATCTGGAGCGGAAAGAAGACCTCCGGGTGTACTCGGAGGCATTCGACGCCCTTTCGATCCACGCCCTTTCACCCGAGGACTCGTTGGATTTCATCGCCGGGACAGCTGCCGGCGTGTAA
- a CDS encoding ATP-binding protein translates to MAGHLEASVTLPSDPASVSAARAHAVGTLAEWGVPEDTEVSGTIRLIVSELATNAVQHTLGRSPTFTVDIGLDRDGQLRIGVTDSHPGFPKRLPAAVQQDNGRGLVIIRWLTVECGGRMRVRPTGEGGKTVSVVLPWTVPAEPVMVVEAAGQQEP, encoded by the coding sequence ATGGCAGGCCATCTGGAAGCATCTGTCACTCTGCCGAGCGATCCTGCCTCGGTCTCCGCGGCCCGCGCCCATGCGGTGGGCACGCTGGCGGAGTGGGGCGTGCCGGAGGACACGGAAGTGTCCGGCACCATCCGGCTGATCGTGTCCGAACTCGCGACCAACGCCGTGCAGCACACCCTGGGACGGTCACCCACGTTCACCGTGGACATCGGCCTCGACCGCGACGGCCAGCTGCGCATCGGGGTCACCGACAGCCATCCGGGGTTCCCCAAACGGCTCCCCGCCGCGGTCCAGCAGGACAACGGCCGGGGGCTGGTCATCATCCGCTGGCTGACCGTGGAGTGTGGGGGCAGGATGAGGGTCCGCCCCACCGGAGAGGGTGGAAAGACCGTCTCCGTCGTCCTTCCGTGGACCGTCCCCGCCGAGCCGGTCATGGTGGTCGAGGCGGCAGGACAGCAGGAACCGTAG
- a CDS encoding C40 family peptidase produces MTALNRVPSLMARAGTASALTLAAVGGSIVLPGTAPEAAAATTATKALQVAASKKGAPYRWGATGPSRFDCSGLTLYSFKKAGTTLPRTAAQQYNKTRHVSASSRKAGDLVFFHSGQNVYHVGIYAGQGKVWHAPKTGDVVRLQKIWTHSVWYGRVK; encoded by the coding sequence ATGACCGCGCTCAATCGTGTCCCGTCTCTCATGGCCAGGGCCGGCACGGCCTCGGCCCTCACCCTCGCCGCCGTGGGCGGCTCGATCGTCCTCCCGGGTACCGCTCCGGAGGCGGCGGCCGCGACGACGGCCACCAAGGCCCTCCAGGTCGCGGCGTCCAAGAAGGGCGCGCCCTACCGCTGGGGCGCCACCGGACCGAGCCGCTTCGACTGCTCCGGACTGACCCTCTACTCGTTCAAGAAGGCGGGCACGACACTGCCCCGTACTGCAGCCCAGCAGTACAACAAGACCCGCCACGTCTCCGCCTCGAGCCGCAAGGCGGGGGATCTGGTCTTCTTCCATTCGGGCCAGAACGTCTACCACGTGGGCATCTACGCGGGCCAGGGCAAGGTCTGGCACGCCCCGAAGACCGGGGATGTGGTGCGCCTGCAGAAGATCTGGACCCACAGCGTCTGGTACGGCCGGGTGAAGTGA
- a CDS encoding type II toxin-antitoxin system Phd/YefM family antitoxin gives MAYEIPVTQARAELAGLINRVVYGGERVVVTRHGKPLVALVPADDLRRIDRLRELDEGRESADEQVVSTVAGVHGEAASAPREQQHFGIAAEHRGTATS, from the coding sequence ATGGCCTACGAGATTCCGGTGACGCAAGCGAGGGCTGAGCTTGCCGGCCTGATCAACCGCGTGGTGTACGGCGGTGAGCGCGTCGTCGTGACCCGGCACGGAAAGCCCCTCGTCGCCCTCGTGCCCGCCGATGACCTGCGACGAATCGACCGGCTCCGGGAACTCGACGAGGGCCGGGAGTCCGCCGACGAGCAGGTGGTCAGCACGGTGGCCGGTGTCCACGGAGAGGCCGCGTCCGCTCCCCGCGAACAGCAGCACTTCGGCATCGCCGCGGAACACCGAGGCACAGCCACGTCGTAG
- a CDS encoding lysophospholipid acyltransferase family protein, translated as MFYYLLKYVLLGPLLRLVFRPRIEGLEHVPSSGAGIVAGNHLSFSDHFLMPAILKRRITFLAKAEYFTGPGIKGRLTAFFFHSAGQIPVDRSGKDAGQAAIREGLGVLGKGELLGIYPEGTRSHDGRLYKGKVGVAKMALTAGVPVVPCAMIGTFEAQPPGKVVPHIHPVVIRFGKPLDFSRYEGMEDERAVLRAITDEIMYAILTLSGQEYVDQYAAVAKAEEAERKAQEKRRLPRLPRS; from the coding sequence TTGTTCTACTACCTGCTGAAATATGTACTGCTGGGCCCGCTGCTGAGACTGGTCTTCCGGCCTCGAATAGAGGGCCTGGAACATGTGCCGTCGTCCGGTGCCGGCATCGTCGCCGGCAACCATCTGTCGTTCTCGGACCACTTCCTGATGCCCGCGATCCTCAAACGGCGCATCACGTTCCTCGCCAAGGCCGAGTACTTCACCGGCCCGGGCATCAAGGGCCGGCTGACGGCGTTCTTCTTCCACAGCGCGGGCCAGATCCCGGTCGACCGCTCCGGCAAGGACGCAGGCCAGGCCGCGATCCGGGAGGGCCTCGGAGTGCTGGGCAAGGGGGAGTTGCTCGGCATCTACCCAGAGGGCACTCGGTCGCACGACGGACGCCTGTACAAGGGCAAGGTCGGGGTCGCGAAGATGGCCCTCACGGCCGGTGTACCGGTGGTTCCCTGCGCGATGATCGGCACCTTCGAGGCCCAGCCGCCCGGCAAGGTCGTCCCCCATATCCATCCCGTGGTGATCCGCTTCGGCAAGCCCCTCGACTTCTCCCGCTACGAAGGCATGGAGGACGAGCGGGCGGTCCTGCGTGCCATCACCGACGAGATCATGTACGCCATTCTGACGCTCTCCGGGCAGGAATACGTCGACCAGTACGCGGCCGTCGCCAAGGCGGAGGAGGCGGAGCGCAAGGCACAGGAGAAGCGCCGGCTCCCGCGGCTACCGCGGAGCTGA
- a CDS encoding SpoIIE family protein phosphatase: MGGHASGHGEQDVARQGFDVADAAPLLLDPQVVVTNWTGPAERLLGYTAAEAVGGKLSDLLTAEEAERVPDLVWRRRADDGWAGLMTARHRDGHAVPVMVRVLRTVEPRGRSSLLVLLSELAGAPGWDMSRTMLEQMVSGSAIGLAIVDTDLRYVWSNTALEQFGGGPAQRRLGLRFADVQPGLDAGPVEARMRHVLETGESVVDFEHVGQARSAPLRETAHMLSFTRLDDDRGHPMGVYYSVVDITDRHRARQRLALLDRAGRHIGRTLDVMHTAQELADVAVPDLADFVTVDLLETVLRGAELPPGPLTETDRVSLLRAGHRSVHEDLPRTVRDIGTSVSYLPGTPPLRCLASGRTWRQEQLDPLAAGWVESRPGLRAPTFLELGLQSVMIVPIRARGVTLGVTVFFRRRRDPFGEDDTNLAEDLVSRAAVCVDNARRYTRERNAALVLQRSLLPHRLPEQDAVEVAACYRPADELTGLGGDWYDLIPLSGARVALVVGEVPGHGIDAAAAMGRLRTAVRTLAALDLPPEEVLGHLDDLVSQSACEGDPASAYGRSVGSGCLYIVYDPIDGRCAMAAAGHPAPVLVAPDGSVDFVELPAGPALGVGGPPFEAVELTLTEGSTVVLHTDGLLAGLPDGTGDAGPGRERLRQALQAAPDSLDQWCRAVVDALVPTRPYDDVAMLLARTRLLGAGQVAVWDLPTDPAVVAEARKTATRQLGHWGLDELVFTAELVVSELVTNAIRHAAGPVRLRLIRERALVCEVFDGGATTPHLRHPRAMDEGGRGLLLVSQLAQRWGTRFVPEGKVIWAEMSLTGPDDLPVD, translated from the coding sequence GTGGGCGGACACGCGAGTGGACACGGGGAGCAGGACGTTGCCCGGCAGGGGTTCGACGTGGCCGACGCCGCCCCCCTGCTGCTCGATCCGCAGGTCGTGGTGACGAACTGGACCGGTCCGGCCGAGCGGCTGCTGGGGTACACGGCGGCCGAGGCGGTGGGCGGGAAGCTGTCCGATCTGCTGACCGCCGAGGAGGCCGAGCGGGTGCCGGACCTGGTCTGGCGCCGCCGGGCCGACGACGGCTGGGCCGGCCTGATGACGGCCCGGCACCGGGACGGACACGCGGTCCCCGTCATGGTCAGGGTGCTGCGGACCGTGGAACCGCGTGGCCGCTCGTCCCTGCTGGTGCTGTTGTCGGAGCTGGCCGGCGCCCCCGGCTGGGACATGAGCCGCACGATGCTGGAACAGATGGTCTCCGGATCGGCGATCGGGCTCGCGATCGTGGATACGGACCTGCGGTACGTGTGGTCGAACACCGCGCTCGAACAGTTCGGCGGCGGTCCCGCGCAGCGGCGGCTGGGGCTGCGGTTCGCCGATGTCCAGCCCGGACTGGACGCCGGGCCCGTCGAGGCGCGGATGCGCCACGTCCTGGAAACCGGCGAGTCGGTGGTCGACTTCGAACACGTCGGCCAGGCCCGTTCGGCGCCGCTGCGGGAAACCGCGCACATGCTGTCGTTCACCCGGCTCGACGACGACCGGGGCCACCCGATGGGCGTCTACTACAGCGTCGTCGACATCACCGACCGGCACCGCGCGCGCCAGCGCCTCGCGCTGCTCGACCGGGCCGGCCGGCACATCGGCCGCACCCTGGACGTCATGCACACCGCGCAGGAACTGGCCGACGTCGCCGTTCCGGACCTCGCGGACTTCGTGACCGTGGACCTTCTGGAGACGGTGCTGCGGGGCGCCGAGCTCCCGCCGGGGCCGCTCACGGAGACGGACAGGGTGTCGCTGCTCCGCGCGGGCCACCGGTCCGTGCACGAGGATCTGCCGCGCACGGTCCGGGACATCGGCACGTCGGTCTCCTATCTGCCCGGTACACCGCCGCTCCGCTGCCTGGCCTCGGGCAGGACCTGGCGTCAGGAGCAGCTCGACCCGCTCGCCGCGGGGTGGGTCGAGAGCAGGCCCGGCCTCCGGGCACCCACGTTCCTGGAGCTGGGGCTGCAGAGTGTGATGATCGTGCCGATCCGCGCCCGGGGTGTCACCCTGGGCGTCACCGTGTTCTTCCGGCGCCGCCGGGACCCCTTCGGCGAGGACGACACGAACCTCGCCGAGGACCTCGTCTCGCGCGCCGCCGTCTGTGTGGACAACGCCCGGCGCTACACCAGGGAGCGGAACGCGGCGCTTGTGCTGCAGCGCAGCCTGTTGCCCCACCGGCTCCCGGAGCAGGACGCCGTCGAGGTGGCCGCGTGCTACCGCCCGGCCGATGAACTGACCGGTCTGGGCGGCGACTGGTACGACCTGATCCCGCTGTCGGGTGCCCGTGTCGCCCTCGTTGTCGGCGAGGTCCCCGGGCACGGCATCGACGCCGCAGCCGCGATGGGCCGGCTGCGGACCGCCGTGCGGACCCTGGCCGCGCTGGATCTGCCCCCCGAGGAGGTGCTGGGGCATCTGGACGACCTGGTGTCGCAGTCGGCGTGCGAGGGGGATCCTGCGTCGGCCTACGGCCGGTCCGTGGGGTCCGGTTGCCTGTACATCGTCTACGACCCGATCGACGGGCGGTGCGCGATGGCCGCCGCGGGCCATCCCGCGCCCGTCCTGGTGGCGCCCGACGGCTCGGTGGACTTCGTCGAACTGCCGGCGGGGCCTGCGCTCGGTGTGGGCGGTCCACCGTTCGAGGCGGTGGAGCTGACCCTGACCGAGGGCAGCACGGTCGTCCTGCACACCGACGGTCTGCTGGCCGGTCTCCCCGACGGGACCGGGGACGCCGGCCCCGGCCGGGAGCGGCTGCGGCAGGCACTGCAAGCGGCTCCGGATTCCCTGGACCAGTGGTGCCGGGCGGTGGTGGACGCTTTGGTACCCACCCGCCCGTACGACGACGTGGCCATGCTGCTGGCCCGTACCCGGCTCCTGGGCGCCGGCCAGGTGGCGGTCTGGGACCTGCCGACGGATCCAGCCGTGGTGGCCGAGGCCCGCAAAACGGCCACCCGGCAGCTGGGCCACTGGGGCCTGGATGAGCTGGTCTTCACCGCGGAGCTGGTGGTCAGCGAACTGGTCACCAACGCCATCCGGCACGCCGCCGGCCCCGTCCGGCTGCGGTTGATCCGGGAGCGTGCGCTGGTCTGCGAGGTGTTCGACGGCGGGGCGACCACGCCCCACCTGCGTCACCCCCGCGCCATGGACGAGGGCGGGCGCGGGCTGCTGCTGGTCTCGCAGCTCGCCCAGCGATGGGGTACCCGTTTCGTTCCCGAGGGGAAGGTCATCTGGGCCGAGATGTCGCTGACCGGCCCGGACGACCTCCCCGTCGACTGA
- the rocD gene encoding ornithine--oxo-acid transaminase: protein MTSVARTRSSTELIGAEEPVLAHNYHPLPVVVARAQGAWVEDVEGRRYLDMLAGYSALNFGHRHPALTEAAHRQLDRLTLTSRAFHNDRLAAFAERLAALTGLDMVLPMNTGAEAVESAVKVARKWAYDVKGVPAGEATIVVAADNFHGRTTTIVSFSTDETARAGFGPFTPGFRVVPYNDLAALEAAVDETTAAVLIEPIQGEAGVNIPDDGYLTGVRELTRRAGCLFVADEIQSGLGRTGHTLAVEHESVVPDMVLLGKALGGGIVPVSAVVARREVLGVLHPGEHGSTFGGSPLAAAVGTAVVELLETGEFQRRAAELGVVLRGGLESLVGRGVVGFRSRGLWAGVDVDPALGTGREVSERLMREGILVKDTHGSTIRLAPPLTVRGEELQDALGTLGKVLGQGG from the coding sequence ATGACCTCTGTCGCCCGTACCCGTTCGTCCACCGAGCTGATCGGTGCGGAGGAGCCGGTGCTCGCGCACAACTACCATCCGTTGCCCGTGGTCGTCGCCCGCGCTCAGGGCGCGTGGGTGGAGGACGTGGAGGGCCGCCGCTACCTCGACATGCTGGCCGGCTACTCGGCGCTCAACTTCGGCCACCGGCATCCCGCGCTGACCGAGGCGGCGCACCGCCAGCTGGACCGGCTCACGCTGACCTCGCGCGCCTTCCACAACGACCGACTCGCCGCGTTCGCCGAACGGCTGGCCGCGCTGACCGGGCTGGACATGGTGCTCCCCATGAACACCGGCGCAGAGGCGGTGGAGAGCGCGGTGAAGGTGGCCCGCAAGTGGGCCTACGACGTGAAGGGCGTCCCGGCCGGCGAGGCGACGATCGTGGTCGCGGCGGACAACTTCCACGGCCGGACGACGACCATCGTCAGCTTCTCGACCGATGAGACCGCCCGCGCCGGCTTCGGACCCTTCACCCCGGGTTTCCGGGTCGTCCCCTACAACGATCTCGCGGCGCTGGAGGCGGCAGTCGACGAGACGACGGCCGCGGTGCTGATCGAGCCGATCCAGGGCGAGGCGGGGGTGAACATCCCCGACGACGGCTATCTGACGGGTGTACGGGAGCTGACGCGCCGCGCGGGGTGCCTGTTCGTCGCGGACGAGATCCAGTCGGGACTCGGCCGTACGGGGCACACCCTGGCCGTGGAACACGAGTCGGTCGTCCCGGACATGGTGCTGCTCGGCAAGGCGCTGGGCGGCGGCATCGTCCCGGTGTCGGCGGTGGTGGCCCGGCGTGAGGTGCTCGGGGTGCTGCACCCCGGGGAGCACGGCTCGACGTTCGGCGGCAGTCCACTGGCCGCGGCCGTCGGCACGGCGGTGGTGGAGCTGCTGGAGACGGGTGAGTTCCAGCGCCGGGCGGCGGAACTGGGCGTGGTACTGCGTGGCGGGCTGGAGTCGCTGGTCGGCCGGGGCGTCGTCGGTTTCCGCTCGCGCGGGCTGTGGGCGGGTGTCGACGTCGACCCGGCGCTCGGCACCGGCCGTGAGGTCAGTGAGCGGCTGATGCGGGAGGGAATCCTGGTCAAGGACACCCACGGGTCCACCATCCGGCTGGCCCCGCCGCTCACCGTCCGTGGCGAGGAACTCCAGGATGCCCTGGGGACGCTGGGGAAGGTGCTGGGCCAGGGCGGCTGA
- the ddaH gene encoding dimethylargininase produces MTDTRVPSRRRYLVCDPGHFAVRYAINPWMRPDRPVDLALARRQWRALVDVYRAHGHTVESMQPVPGLPDMVFAANAAVVVGGRVLGSLFLSPERRPESEPYGTWFKAEGFDVHRPESVCEGEGDLVPTGRWILAGTGFRTTRQAHHEAQEFFGVPVIGLTLVDPYFYHLDTALFALDEENIAYYPEAFSPGSREVLARLYPNAVTATREDAMAFGLNSVSDGRHVFVSPGATALAARLADRGYVPVPVDLSEFHKAGGGIKCCTQEIRS; encoded by the coding sequence GTGACCGACACCCGTGTGCCGTCCCGACGGCGCTACCTCGTCTGCGACCCCGGACACTTCGCCGTGCGGTACGCGATCAACCCCTGGATGCGTCCCGACCGTCCCGTCGACCTCGCCCTGGCCCGGCGGCAGTGGCGCGCGCTGGTCGACGTCTACCGCGCCCACGGTCATACCGTGGAGAGCATGCAACCGGTACCCGGACTGCCCGACATGGTGTTCGCCGCGAACGCGGCGGTCGTCGTCGGGGGTCGTGTCCTCGGCTCCCTGTTCCTGTCACCCGAGCGGCGTCCCGAGTCCGAGCCGTACGGGACCTGGTTCAAGGCGGAGGGCTTCGACGTCCACCGTCCCGAGTCGGTGTGCGAGGGCGAGGGCGACCTGGTACCCACCGGGCGCTGGATCCTCGCCGGCACCGGTTTCCGCACCACCCGCCAGGCGCATCACGAGGCGCAGGAGTTCTTCGGTGTGCCCGTGATCGGCCTGACGCTGGTCGATCCGTACTTCTACCATCTGGACACGGCACTGTTCGCACTGGACGAGGAGAACATCGCGTACTACCCGGAGGCGTTCTCGCCGGGGAGCCGCGAGGTGCTGGCCCGGCTGTATCCGAACGCGGTGACCGCGACCCGCGAGGACGCGATGGCCTTCGGCCTGAACTCCGTCTCCGACGGGCGCCATGTGTTCGTCTCACCGGGGGCGACGGCCCTCGCCGCGCGGCTCGCCGACCGCGGCTACGTTCCCGTTCCCGTCGACCTGTCCGAGTTCCACAAGGCAGGCGGCGGGATCAAGTGCTGCACTCAGGAGATCCGCTCATGA
- a CDS encoding Lrp/AsnC family transcriptional regulator, with amino-acid sequence MSSRPAPFDELDRQIVTALMANARTSFAEIGAAVGLSSTAVKRRVDRLRETGVITGFTATVRPSALGWRTEAYVEVYCEGAAPPRRLAEVVRNHPEIAAAMTVTGGADALLHLRARDVEHFEEVLERIRAEPFIRKTVSVMVLSHLIPESPEAGASQPAP; translated from the coding sequence ATGAGCAGCAGACCGGCGCCGTTCGACGAGCTGGACCGACAGATCGTCACCGCGCTGATGGCGAATGCCCGGACGTCCTTCGCCGAGATCGGCGCGGCGGTCGGTCTGTCGTCGACGGCGGTCAAGCGCCGGGTGGACCGCCTGCGCGAGACGGGGGTGATCACCGGGTTCACGGCGACGGTGCGACCGTCGGCGCTGGGCTGGCGCACGGAGGCGTACGTCGAGGTGTACTGCGAGGGGGCGGCGCCGCCCCGGCGGCTGGCGGAGGTGGTGCGCAACCATCCGGAGATCGCCGCGGCGATGACGGTGACCGGGGGCGCCGACGCGCTGCTGCACCTGCGGGCACGGGACGTGGAGCACTTCGAGGAGGTGCTGGAGCGGATCCGTGCGGAGCCGTTCATCCGCAAGACGGTCAGCGTGATGGTGCTGTCCCATCTGATCCCGGAGAGTCCGGAGGCGGGCGCGAGCCAGCCGGCTCCGTAG
- a CDS encoding LytR/AlgR family response regulator transcription factor: protein MLRALAVDDERPSLEELLYLLHADPRIDSAEGAGDATEALRRINRALESGPDGPEAIDVVFLDIQMPGLDGLDLARLLGGFARPPLVVFVTAHEDFAVQAFDLKAVDYVLKPVRTERLAEAVRRVVELRAAEQRDSTPRIPVHEPDPDHIAVELGGVTRFVVVDDITHVEARGDYARLHTDRGSHLVRIPLSTLEERWRPRGFVRIHRRHLVALRHIGELRLGTGTVSVLIGSEELQVSRRHSRELRDLLMRRTTG, encoded by the coding sequence ATGCTACGCGCCCTCGCCGTCGACGACGAACGCCCCTCGCTGGAGGAACTGCTCTACCTGCTGCACGCGGACCCCCGCATCGACAGTGCCGAGGGCGCCGGTGACGCGACCGAGGCGCTGCGTCGCATCAACCGCGCGCTGGAGTCGGGGCCCGACGGACCCGAGGCCATCGACGTCGTCTTCCTCGACATCCAGATGCCCGGCCTCGACGGACTCGACCTCGCCCGGCTGCTCGGCGGCTTCGCCCGGCCGCCCCTGGTCGTGTTCGTCACCGCGCACGAGGACTTCGCCGTGCAGGCGTTCGACCTCAAGGCCGTCGACTACGTCCTCAAGCCCGTCCGCACGGAGCGGCTGGCCGAAGCGGTCCGTCGCGTCGTCGAACTGCGCGCCGCCGAACAGCGCGACAGCACCCCGCGCATTCCCGTGCACGAACCCGACCCGGACCACATAGCCGTCGAGCTCGGCGGTGTGACCCGCTTCGTCGTGGTCGACGACATCACGCACGTGGAGGCCCGGGGCGACTACGCCCGCCTGCACACCGACCGCGGCAGCCATCTCGTCCGCATACCGCTGTCCACCCTGGAGGAGCGCTGGCGCCCACGCGGTTTCGTCCGCATCCACCGCCGCCATCTCGTCGCCCTGCGCCACATCGGGGAACTCCGCCTCGGCACGGGCACCGTGAGTGTCCTGATCGGCTCCGAGGAACTCCAGGTCAGCCGGCGGCACTCCCGTGAACTGCGGGACCTGCTGATGCGCCGGACCACGGGCTGA
- a CDS encoding sodium/solute symporter produces the protein MNSSYAVPAVALVVLATILVGAFGLRISRTTSDFYVASRTVGPRLNAAAISGEYLSAASFLGIAGLVLVQGPDMLWYPVGYTAGYLVLLLFVAAPLRRSGAYTLPDFAEARLASHAVRRLAGAFVVGVGWLYLLPQLQGAGLTLTVLTGAPDWLGGVIVAVVVTVIVAAGGMRSITFVQAFQYWLKLTALLVPALFLVLAWQSDGAPSHAFDEPATFREQHAVRVDDTVDLRIVDPLAVTVDGTVDGREHEGTEVRLSAGTHRIDGGTRLTFSEGAEVPAAGRGADDALSPSRAESREERPLYATYGLILATFFGTMGLPHVVVRYYTSPHGVAARRTTVAVLGLIGAFYLLPPVYGALGRLYAPELTLTGDADAVVLLLPGRMFGGVGGDLLGALVAGGAFAAFLSTASGLTMAVAGVITQDVLPSRGVRHFRLGTVLAMAVPLLASVLVGGLPVADAVGLAFAVSASSFCPLLVLGIWWRRLTPPGAAAGMLVGGGSAFLAVAATMAGYPGRGAWHALLAWPALWSVPVGFLTMILVSLATPGRVPPGTAAVLARFHLPEELRTEVSK, from the coding sequence GTGAACTCCAGTTATGCCGTACCCGCCGTGGCCCTCGTCGTCCTGGCGACCATCCTCGTCGGCGCCTTCGGCCTGCGCATCTCCCGTACCACCTCCGATTTCTACGTCGCCTCCCGCACGGTCGGCCCCCGTCTGAACGCGGCCGCCATCAGCGGCGAGTACCTCTCCGCCGCGTCCTTCCTCGGTATCGCGGGCCTGGTCCTGGTCCAAGGCCCCGACATGCTCTGGTATCCGGTCGGCTACACCGCCGGTTATCTGGTCCTGCTGTTGTTCGTCGCCGCACCGCTGCGGCGCTCCGGCGCCTACACACTGCCCGACTTCGCCGAGGCCCGCCTCGCCTCGCACGCCGTGCGGCGGCTCGCGGGCGCCTTCGTCGTCGGCGTCGGCTGGCTGTACCTGCTGCCCCAGCTCCAGGGTGCGGGGCTCACCCTGACCGTGCTGACCGGCGCCCCCGACTGGCTCGGCGGAGTGATCGTCGCCGTCGTGGTCACCGTCATCGTCGCCGCCGGCGGCATGCGCAGCATCACCTTCGTGCAGGCCTTCCAGTACTGGCTCAAGCTCACCGCCCTGCTCGTGCCTGCCCTGTTTCTGGTCCTCGCCTGGCAGAGCGACGGGGCGCCCAGCCACGCCTTCGACGAACCCGCCACCTTTCGCGAACAGCATGCTGTCCGCGTGGACGACACCGTCGACCTGAGGATCGTCGACCCGCTGGCCGTCACCGTGGACGGCACCGTCGACGGCCGCGAACACGAGGGCACCGAGGTCCGCCTGAGCGCCGGCACTCATCGCATCGACGGCGGTACCCGGCTGACCTTTTCCGAAGGGGCCGAGGTCCCGGCCGCGGGGCGCGGCGCCGACGACGCGCTCTCGCCCTCACGTGCCGAGTCCCGCGAGGAACGCCCGCTGTACGCCACGTACGGGCTGATCCTCGCCACCTTCTTCGGCACGATGGGCCTGCCGCATGTGGTGGTCCGCTACTACACCAGCCCGCACGGCGTCGCCGCCCGTCGTACCACCGTCGCCGTTCTCGGCCTGATCGGCGCCTTCTACCTGCTGCCTCCGGTCTACGGAGCCCTCGGCCGCCTGTACGCACCCGAACTGACCCTCACCGGCGACGCGGACGCCGTCGTGCTCCTGCTGCCCGGCCGCATGTTCGGGGGAGTGGGCGGTGATCTGCTCGGCGCGCTGGTCGCCGGGGGAGCCTTCGCCGCGTTCCTGTCCACGGCCTCCGGGCTGACCATGGCCGTGGCCGGCGTGATCACCCAGGACGTCCTGCCCTCGCGCGGTGTACGGCACTTCAGGCTCGGCACGGTCCTCGCCATGGCCGTCCCGCTCCTGGCCAGCGTCCTGGTCGGCGGGCTGCCGGTGGCCGACGCCGTGGGGCTCGCCTTCGCCGTGTCGGCCTCCTCGTTCTGCCCGCTGCTCGTCCTCGGTATCTGGTGGCGCCGGCTCACGCCGCCCGGCGCGGCGGCCGGCATGCTGGTCGGCGGCGGCTCCGCCTTCCTCGCCGTCGCCGCGACCATGGCCGGCTATCCGGGCCGGGGTGCGTGGCACGCGCTGCTCGCCTGGCCCGCGCTGTGGTCGGTACCGGTGGGCTTCCTCACCATGATCCTGGTCTCCCTGGCCACGCCCGGCCGGGTACCGCCCGGCACGGCGGCGGTGCTCGCCCGGTTCCATCTGCCGGAAGAACTACGGACGGAGGTGTCCAAGTGA